The Acidobacteriaceae bacterium nucleotide sequence ACGGTGCCGCATTGCGTGTCGAAGGTGGCCTCATTAGCACTATGATTTAGCTGGAGTCACGCATCATGTCCAAAGCGCTTTTCTGTCCTACGTGCAAGACAACCGTCCTCGCTGAAAACGAGAACTTCCCTTTCTGTTCCGATCGCTGCCGTTTGATCGACCTGGGCAAGTGGGCGTCGGGTGACTACAAGGTCTCCTCGCCGATCATGGATCCGGACCTGCTTGAAGAGCTCGAACATCAGCAGCTCAAGTCGGAGCTGAACGGCGACCTCGACAC carries:
- the yacG gene encoding DNA gyrase inhibitor YacG produces the protein MSKALFCPTCKTTVLAENENFPFCSDRCRLIDLGKWASGDYKVSSPIMDPDLLEELEHQQLKSELNGDLDTKWKN